The Mytilus galloprovincialis chromosome 2, xbMytGall1.hap1.1, whole genome shotgun sequence genome has a window encoding:
- the LOC143064227 gene encoding uncharacterized protein LOC143064227, with the protein MVVQLGVLILTLCTLIGVQSSSPPLSDEEISRLSPDLQVQFLLPSHSLQQHHTRVGFKSRYVDHAGRIHATRPSGASITVDATTTVSDLALSKACTIIALMTRHMSSSTFSLVSRAHGVGIFSKSEGMGVYPENANLRDTAQCRGTCSGSCQHTCTFDGRKYDSIAGLTNTRSVVLDDNIVCNAQDPYGHKENVLVHEFSHQVHKYMSTTDRNRLQYIFNYIKQRHVWKDGYGTANSAEYWAEASSSFFHTVLRSGYHSPAVGMDECSFNHVCRSESENRQWIKTHDVWLYNLLVKVYTNNRPSTPSGLRVCM; encoded by the exons ATGGTGGTCCAGTTAGGTGTTTTGATTCTTACGTTATGTACTCTAATTG gaGTACAGAGTTCTTCGCCTCCATTGTCAGATGAAGAGATTAG cCGTTTGTCACCTGACCTTCAGGTTCAGTTTTTACTACCGTCGCATTCACTTCAACAACATCACACACGTGTAGGATTCAAAAGTCGCTATGTGGACCATGCTGGACGTATCCATGCAACTAGACCTTCTGGGGCCAGTATAACGGTAGATGCAACAACAACAGTTAGTGATTTAGCTCTTTCTAAG GCATGTACAATCATTGCCCTGATGACCAGACATATGTCATCATCAACCTTTAGTCTTGTTTCCAGAGCACATGGTGTCGGTATTTTTTCAAAGTCAGAGGGAATGGGAGTTTATCCTGAAAACGCCAACCTGAGAGATACTGCACAATGTCGTG GTACATGTAGCGGTTCATGTCAACATACTTGTACGTTTGATGGAAGAAAGTATGACTCCATCGCTGGTCTGACAAATACAAGATCTGTTGTATTGGATGATAATATTGTTTGTAATGCCCAAGATCCTTATGGACACAAAGAAAATGTTCTAGTTCATGAATTTTCCCACCAAGTCCATAAATATATGTCAACAACAGACAGGAACAGG TTACAGTATATctttaattacattaaacaacGTCATGTGTGGAAAGATGGATATGGTACGGCTAACTCAGCTGAGTACTGGGCTGAAGCATCATCGTCTTTCTTCCATACAGTATTACGAAGTGGCTATCATAGTCCAGCTGTAGGAATGGATGA GTGTAGTTTTAATCACGTATGTAGATCAGAAAGTGAAAACAGACAATGGATAAAGACTCACGATGTATGGCTGTATAACTTGTTGGTGAAAGTTTACACTAATAACCGACCATCAACACCTAGTGGTCTAAGAGTGTGCATGTAA